From a region of the Carassius auratus strain Wakin chromosome 31, ASM336829v1, whole genome shotgun sequence genome:
- the LOC113051118 gene encoding protein unc-80 homolog has translation MSTSAYRLSLANMSRSNTGTGTVWEQESQPSRQPSQDTLSRCTDEEEEENDSISIPSVVSEHDAFLPRLISQRRFSSHTSVSAAAQPEPGISTMLPSHR, from the exons ATGTCCACCTCTGCATACAGGTTGAGTCTGGCCAACATGTCCCGCTCCAACACCGGTACAGGAACTGTCTGGGAGCAAGAGAGCCAACCCTCACGCCAGCCTTCACAGGACACACTCAGTCGGTGTAccgatgaggaagaggaggaaa ATGACTCCATTAGCATCCCCAGCGTGGTAAGTGAGCACGATGCTTTCCTCCCCAGACTCATTTCGCAGCGGCGTTTCTCCAGTCACACCTCTGTGTCGGCTGCTGCTCAGCCTGAACCAGGCATTAGCACCATGCTGCCCAGTCACAGGTAA
- the LOC113051117 gene encoding protein unc-80 homolog, with the protein MDKRWNLLHYAKTYVRDIYPFRRSVSPQLNLVHMLPEKGQELIQKQVFSRKLEEIGRVLFIISLTQHMPAMHKQSHVSMLQEELLRLPLFPRSAIDAEFMLFNEPLAVNPTS; encoded by the exons ATGGATAAGCGTTGGAACCTTTTACACTATGCCAAG ACATATGTGCGAGACATCTACCCTTTTAGAAGATCAGTGTCTCCTCAACTCAACCTGGTTCATATGCTTCCAGAGAAGGGCCAGGAGCTCATCCAGAAACAG gtgttttCTAGAAAGTTGGAAGAGATTGGCCGAGTTCTGTTCATCATCTCACTTACCCAGCATATGCCTGCCATGCACAAACAATCCCATGTCTCCATGCTTCAGGAAGAACTTTTGCGTCTACCGTTATTTCCTCGCTCTGCCATTGATGCTGAGTTCATGCTCTTCAATGAGCCTCTAG CTGTTAACCCAACCAGCTGA